ACATTGTAGGGCTTGAGTTTTTCTTTAGCATATCTTACAAATTCACTTACAGCCGTAACCCTGTTCCCTTGAAATGCCGATTTATCGTAGACAAGCTGGTTTTCCACCCTTTCAAACTTCTCAGGAAATCGTACATAATCAAATTGAATTTCTTTGAACCCTAAATTTACTGCTTCTATAGCCAGGCCGATATTATAATCCCAAACTTCCTTAAGAAAAGGGTTAGTGAAGGAATCACCCCGAGCGTTTTTCCATACTCCATTAGTTGTTTTATAAGATAAATTTGGGTACTTATTAGCCAGTTCATTATCCTTAAAAACGACAATTCTAGCGATTGGGTAAATGTTATTCTTCTTTAACGTGTTCATGAGTGAAGAAGGATTTGGAATGTATGGACGGCCGATTGTGTAATAGGGTGATTTTTTTGAAGGGATGAAGGTAAGATTCCCATGATCATCTTTAATATCAATAACCATTGCGTTTAAATCGGTACTGTTCACAAGTGAAAGCAATTGGTTAAATAAGGGTTTATTTGTATTTGGAGCATTTACATAGATTCCTCTGATGGGTTCTGGAAATGGTTTAGAAGCTAGAACAATTTCATGAATTGGAAGGCTGAAAGATAGTAGGATGACATAAAGGGTAAGCAGATATTTTTTCATAATATCACTCCTTTGTTATTAATTACCTATTAGAGTGTGCATTAAAGGTGATTTTTATAAAAAAAAACTATCTTGAAGAACAAGATAGCCCGATTTCTATAAAAAATTAGTCCGTTGATTTGTACTCCGGGCGCTACGCTTTCCGCGGATCGAGCGCCCTCCGCACAAATCAACTTAGTTAAATTATTAAAAATCATCTTTTAACACAGTCTGCATTTTTAAAAAATCAATTTCAATCCTACTAAGATGAGTCCGATTAGGAATCCGCAGACGGCGCCATTTACTCGGATCCATTGCAGGTCTTTTCCAACATTGTTTTCAATCATATCAATGAGTGTTTTATTATCGAGTTTTTCGAGATTTTCTTCAACGAGTTTTCCAATTTTCGCATGATTATTATCCGCAAAGATAGAAATTTGATTCTGAATCCAAGACTCAATAGCCACGACTTTTTCATTATCTGCTTTCAGGTTTTCAAGTGCCTTTGATAAAAGAGGAAGGAGATAACCCTCGTAAAAGTTAGGTAACTCGATAAGGGAACTAGCTTTTTCTTTTAGCTGTTCAACAAATTCCGTGATTTTATCCTCTAACTTCCATTCTGAAATCATTTGTTCTTTTATTGTGTTTAATTCCAAAGCGAGATTTTCATCGGATTTAATAGCTTGTAGTTTTGTATTTATATGAAAAAGTAAGGTTTGTCTATTTTGATTAAAGGGGTCACTAAAGCTTTTTACACCTTTTTGTATTAGACCTTGAATAATATTTCCTAATTTCTCCTCATTGACAATGTTCGTAAATGATTTAAGTGCAAATTGCATAAAACCATCTGCTTTGATATTTTCAAGTGCATCCACGGCCATCCTGCCAAGTCTTTCTTTTGTACTATCCCTTTTTGCCCAGTCATCTACTTCTTTTAGGATAAAATCGAGTGCTTTTTCATCATACTTCCTATTTAGCAGTTGATCAATGGCTAGGGGAAGGTAGTTACTTACATCTAAATCTTTAAGCTTTAATTTCAACTCTTCTGCGATGATGGGTGCCAGCTTTTTACTATCAATAGAATAAAGTAAATGTTGAATCAAGTTAACAACGGCATTTCTCACATGTTGTCCGCTAAGAGAATTCTGTGCTAAATGAAATAACTTCTCGGTAAATGAAATGCTCGATATTTTTTTTCTAATGCTTTCTTTGGTCAGCCAATCATTTTCAAGCATTGAAATAATCGCTGCAATAATTCTTTTACGGTTTTTCGGTAAAAGTGCTGTATGAGGTATTGGTATACCTAGAGGGTGACGAAATAATGCAGTAACTGCAAACCAATCAGCAAGTCCCCCGACCAACCCTGCTTCAAATCCCCCTTGAAGGATTATTCCCCATAGGGAATCCTGAAAAGGGAATGTCGCGACAAAACCTCCCCCCATTACAGCTAGAGAAATCGTCGCTAAGTGCTTCGATTTATTCTTTTTTCTCGACATCTTTGAATCCCTCATTTTTTTACTAAAGTATGCATTGCTAATGCTATTATCTCAATATCGCAAAAAAAAGCAAAAAAAAACTCCTATCTATTGAGAGGAGTTTTCCATTTTTCTCTTTTCTGGTTTAATATGCGTTATAAGCCCATCCAATTCCGTGATATAAAACTGTGTATCAGGGGCAGATTTCAAATATTTTTCTTGAAGTAATTGGTAATAGTTAACTCTTCGATTTGGATCAAAGCGCAGCATCGGGTATTCCTTGCGTTCCTTGACGAACAAGTCTACTGCTTTTTGAACCATGTCCATTTCAGCAGGAATTTTCTTGTCCTTTTCCTCAAAAAGATCATAGGTTTCTTTAGACATATAATACCTCTTAGAAGGAATCCCGCCTAAAATATTGGCAAGCTGTTTAAAATCAATACTGTTATCGTCCTGGACAATAATCGTACGGTATGCACCTTTTGGCAGATTATCTGAAAATTGTCTCACAGCTTTCCGAACTTGATCAATGGTGACATCAATAATGGGATGGTCATTAGTCTCTTTTTGTACTCTTTCTATGTCGTAATCTTTCTGAGAAGTGTCTTTTACAGGCTTTTTAAAATACTTTTGGACCATTACGTACCCAGTAAGTCCTCCAATTCCAATTCCAATAAAAGTAAATATTACGGTTAGCCACGGTTGAAAATCGTATTGGGCATCTAAGAAAAAGCCAAGTTTATAAAACCCAAAGACCGTTAAGGCGATTGTTAACCCAAATACCATGTTTAGTGAAAGGGTTTTCATTAAAAAGTTTGAAAACTCGTTCCAATGTTGATCGTTAAAGTTTTTTTCATTGTCAAGAAATTTTCTAACCTCCTTTTTCATTTCTTCTGACACTTTTTTTTCTTCGAAGAAGGACTCTAAATATTCACTTTTCGTTTTATCATTATTTTTTAAAATACAAGCTGTTTTCTCTGTTTTTCCTTTTGTGTAATGAACGTAAATATATTTTTCTTCAAAGCCCAATTCAAGATTCTCTGTTACTCTGCCTAAGTATTTGGTAAACTTGTGTTTCATATTTTACGCC
This Neobacillus sp. YX16 DNA region includes the following protein-coding sequences:
- a CDS encoding putative glycoside hydrolase, with the translated sequence MKKYLLTLYVILLSFSLPIHEIVLASKPFPEPIRGIYVNAPNTNKPLFNQLLSLVNSTDLNAMVIDIKDDHGNLTFIPSKKSPYYTIGRPYIPNPSSLMNTLKKNNIYPIARIVVFKDNELANKYPNLSYKTTNGVWKNARGDSFTNPFLKEVWDYNIGLAIEAVNLGFKEIQFDYVRFPEKFERVENQLVYDKSAFQGNRVTAVSEFVRYAKEKLKPYNVKVSVDVFGNATVIPEAAGIGQNFTNIAQNVDVISAMIYPSHWTAIFGIPKPDLQPYHLVEGYAKVENERLKKLNNPPISRPWLQDFTASWLGNGNYKVYGKKEVEDQIRALHAQGINEYLLWNATNNYTPNVDYTPY
- a CDS encoding DUF445 domain-containing protein — its product is MSRKKNKSKHLATISLAVMGGGFVATFPFQDSLWGIILQGGFEAGLVGGLADWFAVTALFRHPLGIPIPHTALLPKNRKRIIAAIISMLENDWLTKESIRKKISSISFTEKLFHLAQNSLSGQHVRNAVVNLIQHLLYSIDSKKLAPIIAEELKLKLKDLDVSNYLPLAIDQLLNRKYDEKALDFILKEVDDWAKRDSTKERLGRMAVDALENIKADGFMQFALKSFTNIVNEEKLGNIIQGLIQKGVKSFSDPFNQNRQTLLFHINTKLQAIKSDENLALELNTIKEQMISEWKLEDKITEFVEQLKEKASSLIELPNFYEGYLLPLLSKALENLKADNEKVVAIESWIQNQISIFADNNHAKIGKLVEENLEKLDNKTLIDMIENNVGKDLQWIRVNGAVCGFLIGLILVGLKLIF
- a CDS encoding AtpZ/AtpI family protein, giving the protein MKHKFTKYLGRVTENLELGFEEKYIYVHYTKGKTEKTACILKNNDKTKSEYLESFFEEKKVSEEMKKEVRKFLDNEKNFNDQHWNEFSNFLMKTLSLNMVFGLTIALTVFGFYKLGFFLDAQYDFQPWLTVIFTFIGIGIGGLTGYVMVQKYFKKPVKDTSQKDYDIERVQKETNDHPIIDVTIDQVRKAVRQFSDNLPKGAYRTIIVQDDNSIDFKQLANILGGIPSKRYYMSKETYDLFEEKDKKIPAEMDMVQKAVDLFVKERKEYPMLRFDPNRRVNYYQLLQEKYLKSAPDTQFYITELDGLITHIKPEKRKMENSSQ